The stretch of DNA ctggaggctggaagtccaagatcaggtgcCAGCaaggttgggttctggtgagggccaGAACTCTTTCtggcttcttgctgtgtcttcacatggcagaaagagagatcagatcatctttcctatcccttcttagaagggcactaatcccatttatgaggatTTCTTCCTTATGACCTAAATACCTCCCAACCCTCTTTCAAACACTGGGgagtagggcttcaacatgtgaactGGGGCAGTGGGTGAGGGGTGGAGGAGAacaacacaaacattcagtaaaTAGCACAGAGATTCAAAGCATGTATCAGTGATGGAATCACTAGACCTCAGTGACTAAAGGGATGTAGAAAGTAAGGGGGTAGAAGAAATCAAGGGTATCTGTTCGGTCCCTGACAACCAAACGAGCAGTACCATTCACTGAGACAGTAAAAAGGGAGAAGCAAAGAGATTTCAATAGGGGGAAAAGGAAGTTCATTAATCTGACGTACCAGTGAGACATTCTAGAGGCGCTAGGCCATCAGCAGCTCAACACATAGCTCTGGAGTTCCAGAAACACTAAAAGTAGGAGGTGTTAACATATAGAACATAACTGAAGCCACTGATGAAGCTGACACAGCCCAGAgtttacagaataaaataaagggcCCAGTACGGAACACAGTGAAACACCAAAATTTAAGGAATGAAAAGAGAAACTAGCAAAGGAAACACAGTAGGAACtatcagagaggaaggaggaaaatcaaGTCACTAGTGTCAAATGGTGCTTAGAGGTCCAGTAATAGACAATTATAAGGACTATATGAAATGGGAAACATTTTTTGATGAAAATTGAACTGAAAAACTGTTCAGTGAAGAAAAAGGCATAGAAAATTGCCCTTAATTACAACTTAGAGAAAGAAACTatctaaatatacaaaatatggatagaaaaaaatacacaagtgttaaattttaaattaaatcctGTGTTTATActcttaaattaaaaagtattacaaaaaacacgcacacacaaaaaaaaacacacacacacacacaaaaaaaaaagtattacaggtgctctttctctctccttcccaacaACTAATCCAAATGCCATTAAAGCTCAGTAAGACCAAGCAAGCTTATACTATATTATGAGCATTGATctgtatatttaataaaaataaatgagcatgaGATGTACCAGGATAAAGAGAATAAAGAGCTCAGTTTCACAGAGAAACCAGAGACCCAAAGGTTCTCGTACAGTGTGGTAAGTGCTACAAGCTATGCTGAGAGTGCTATGGAAACAGCAAGTGGGGCTTCTAAACCAGACGGGAGGAGGAAGAAACTGGAACAGCtgaactaagttttttttttttttgcggtacgtgggcctttcactgttgtggcctctcccgttgcggagcacaggctccggacgcacaggcccagcggccatggctcacggacccagccgctctgcagcatgtgcgatcttcccggaccggggcacgaacccgtgtcccctgcaatggcaggcggactctcaaccactgcgccaccagggaagccctgaactaaaTTTTGAAGGCTGGACTGGAGTTAGCCAGGTGAAGaagtaaaaaaacatttttttatagaGGCATTCTCCAAGGTACAGTGTACtggccacacacacatacaaagaacTGTTGTTACATAGGGCTCAAATAAAAGCTACACATGAGTAAAAAGCAAACAAGATTAAAGAGAGAGGTGGGGGTCAGGATACAAAGATCTTTGTACACTATGAAGTATGGACTGTACTCTCACAGGAACCTATATACGGTAGACAGTAAAATGTGACCACGGTCACATAAGGAGCTGCCAATGCCCGATCGTCTtaacttctattttatttagaTTATCACCTTCAATGATAATCTAGAAGCGGCAGAAAAAGATAGGAAAACACTGCAACAGACCTCACCATTCCCATCACTAGACCCTCCGTGTGGGAGACATGGGAGGATAGAAAGTAATCTCCATCCAAGAGGGAATCATTTTCTAGGGGGAAGGCCAGGCTTTAGTTATGGCAAAAAGGTGGGAGGTGTTCTGTAAAGAGATCAAAACAGGTTTCCCAAAGTAACACAGCAAAATGGTTGGGAGAGATGTCAACAGTTGGAGGGCAAGTCAGGAATGAAGCATCAGACTAACACAAAGTGTAGGTTTGTAACTGCTTTATAATACAAACCATTTGGAATTTAAATGCTCTCAAAGTGAATAATCTAGTAATGCTTAGTCTATACAAGAAAAGCTGGGAAGAGCATTAATAATGCTGCTCCTCCATTTGATGCACTCGGCTCTAAAACTCAACTTAGGAAAAGGACTATTTTGCAAAATGTAAGGCGATAACTTCAGCACAACCCCTCTCCCTCCACATAGCGAGACAAAAAGCAACTGTGAGATTTCCATGATTCAAAACCTACCCTGTTAGCTcaaccacaattagagaaaattCTACTTTACCTAAAGGGCCATCTCAGGCTGACCTCGCAGtgtcctttccttttatttttttaatttatccattttctaGCACAGGTTGGACACAAATTGCCAAATATAAAGATTAGAAAATAAGTTGAAAGTAAGTGTCTACACTAGGAATGCTACAGAATTTATGCTACTgtattataacaataaaaatatttttattcaatagAGAGGAAATAATCATATGAACTCACCTTCAAGGTTAATGATCATAATTCTCCTTAATCTGATAAACACATCAATACATTTTACTAAAATATTATCTGGCAAAAGCCACACATACCTGCTGGAGAGACGTGAGGACAGCTGCTCATTTTTAGCAACTTGAGCGTATCACTGTTGTTGGCCACTAGTACTTTGAGGGATGGATCATCTACTGGGGTGTCATCTATCTTAAGGGAGGACAAGGACTTGGAGTTTACAAACACAACCGTCAGTGCAGAGATAAAGtgagactgaaaaacaaaaaaattaaaacactgtttcaatttttacaaatgagaactgAGGGGTTTTCATATAATACACACATAGTTCATCTGAACCCTAATATATTTCACAACTGTTTTGGGGTAGCAGCCCCTCACTCTGTTGTGGGAATATGGTAAAAAAGAGAGGTGACTTCCCACCATCTTTGAGAACGACCTTTTTACGTGGGGGAAAAAAGATTTCAAACCTCAGGATGGGTGTCTCTGAATCATAACAGTCACTGGTAAGTAAAAAGAGGAACTCTGGAACCCAGAATGAGAATACCTCTCAGACACTTCACCTTATCTGGAAATCCTACTCCAGTGTATTATAACACTGAACTGCATTCTTTTTTGGTGATAGTAATGACCACTAAAATAGTTAATAACTATTAGCAAAatcatcaaaaattaaaacaacagtcaATCAACTTAGAAGCTATGAAAGACTTATTTGGAATATGGAAGCTCATACAAAATTtgattctaaaataataaaaatcataactaaaaaaaattccaaacttaAAActcctttagggacttccctggtgctccagtggctaagactatgtgctcccaatgcagggggcccaggtttgatcccgggtcagggaactagatcccacatgccacaactaagagtttgcatgttgcaaatgaagatcctgtgtgccgcagctaagggctggagcagccaaataaataaatattaaaaaaaaaaactcctttaaaTTTGCTAAATTATCTACAATTATCTACATATATAATATTCTGTTGGACACAGAATCTGACCTAAAGACCACTGTAGGAAACCATTTCCTAACCATTGTAGGAAACAGGAATTAAAGCACAAAGTATGGGTCTCTGGATCAGAGCTAATAAGCCATAACCAATGGACTCACTACAGCAGTGAAAGGGAGGGATGAGGGCAGGCTAGTAGCCAAGAAAGTACAACGAAACATTATCTTCTTGGTCACATTCCCTAAATTACTTTTTTCCTACTGtgattaaatacttaaattttgATTAAGTATCTGTTTAACAACTTAAATGTTAACATCTTTCTCCTAGTATTTCCATATTAAATTCAACTATATCTGTATTAGTATATGCATGACTCTATCACTGActtctttttcccatttccctCAGAGTTAGCTCTGGTCAAATACAGTTGTTTCACGTTCTCTTCAGTTCTCCCAGGATTTCCAAGATATAGCAATATAGGCTTTCAATATTCTACGAAAGccataataagaaaagaaagaaaaacagcataaACATCCTAGGCCCATTTAATAAGGAAGGAAGAGTCCCAGATGCACCCATAGTTCCCAAAACCAAAATGACTGCATGTAAGTATAATACTAGTACTAGCTATGCATAGTGATCATCctgagtaataaaaaaagaaggaagttatGTTCAACATACCTTTTACTATGGTATCTTTTACATACTGTATGTGTACTTGTATTTTAACTACAATATGTACacagaaaaatcaattcaaaataattcatttccCATATGAAGCTGGAACAAGGCACTACTATAGCACATAACTCAGTGCTTCTTAGAGGGCCATGAACCATCTTAATCAGAACCACCTGGACTGCTCTtaggaaaaggaaatttggaaGGATACCCAAAACTTAGAAGTTCCTCAGATGAGTCTCATGCATattaagtttgagaaccacagtgACTGAACTCCTATACTTAGAACCTTAAAATGTTGACATGAACAGACTCTTGCTGACTTCCCTCATGTTACACATGAGGAGAACAATTTATCTcaaatgtacatatttaatgaaccttttaaaaaattaagactttGGAATCAACTGGTGATACATTTGTTACCGATATTCCATTGAACAGCCTGGGTTATaatataaattcaatttattaataCAGACGTACCTCAGAGATAGTGCAGGAATTGGTTCCAGACTACCACAATAAAGCGACTGTTACAATAAAGCTAGTCACACAAGTTTTCTAGTTTCCCAGTTCATATAAAAGTaatgtttacactacactgtagtctattaagtatgcaatagcattatatttaaaaacacaatgtatatacattaaaaaatactttattgctaaaatatgctaATCATCACCTGAGGCTTCAGCAAGCTGTcgtctttttgcaatagtaacgtcaaagatcactgatcacagatcaccataacaagtaaaacaataatgaaaaagtctgaaatactgcaagaattaccaaaatgtgacatagagacatgaagtgagcaaatgctgttggaaaaatggtgccaagtGACTTGCCTGACAccccacaaaccttcaatttgtaaaaaatgcattatTTGTGAAGtgctgcaataaagtgaagtgcaataaaaggAGGTACATTTCTTTCTGAATCATCCTAGTAAATTAAACGATTAGGTGTTTAAAGGGGTGTCTATATTTTAGTTTGTGGCGTATTCTGATAAAATCTTACAGATTACTGCTGGATACTAACCTAACTGAACATGAGCTAACATACACAGGGATTTTATCAGCTGCCTTTCTAAAAATGCAcacttcttatttttctattttaagagaATAGTTATTAGAGAAAGAGACTATCTTGAATTACATGCAGGATCATGTCagaacatatatatgaatataaaatttatataaatataaatttcaccaaaaaaaaagttttctttaagtAAAGTCTGTAAATTAATCTAAGCTGTACTTATACTAACTCTGCTCAAGAACAAATCTTTACACACTTACCAGAAGACTTTCTAAGCGAGCTCTACCTGCTCTTAATACTGGCACTGTCTACTTTTCTTTGATTATAATCTCACCAATCTGCTCTGAAAGTCCAAAATGGAGCATCtgtatgtctctttttttctaatacgCTTATTTCTCAGTTTTACTTAGTCTCTTTCAGTGCTTCCTATAGAATACTCTGCAAATTCACTCACTCTTTAACATTACCCATAAAGAaacacaaagtttttaaaaaaggaaaagtgctctaaaaaaaaatcttaatacttAACATTCTAAATAGTAACTGGTTTTCCACTTTACATACCACTTTTCTTACATTCTCATTATCAGTACAAGAAATGGGTAGGATTTCTCAGTAAAAGCtaataaaacaaaaccagcagATACCTTTGGTAAATCCATAAAGCTTGGCCGAGCAGTTGAAATAAGTCCAAGTGTTTTTAAAGAGCAATTCACAAGTTGTGATAATATATCACAAGCTGCTTCAGCTGATTCTTTGCTGCTGTCCACCTGGGAAAAGAAAACATCCTTTACACATGAATATGGTCGCATTTCTCCGTGCATATTTTAACTTTACAAAAGCAAGAAATAGTTATTAGTTTACTGCActataatttaaagaattaatatttaTCCTTTCAATCATCTACCCTCACATACAATGTCAAGCTTCTCTGAATCTCCCTGAAAAATTGTAAGGGCAACTGTCAAGACTTAACTTTCACTAtgataaaatatctatttaatgtTAAAAAGACATGGCTTTTAAGTTGACTTACTGCAAACAGACTATATAACCTAATGGAAATATGAACTTAcaatctttgaaaaataattatatatttggcaGTGGATCAGATCATACATGTAAATACAGTGGCTATGATACAAATGCTTCAAAACCAACTGAATGAGTATTTACTCAGAAGGTTCCAGTGAATCACAACCTGGGATTTACCATTAATGTTATTAATTGAAAGATGAATGTGAAGTGCAATGAGGGTGTCCAACTAGTCAAGCATGAAAATCTGAACCAAACGAGAAGTGGCTGCTCCCATGCACTCTTTTGCATAGACAtttcctgggggaagggaaatatgGCCCAAAAACTCCTTAAGGATATAAGAAGGAGCTCTTCTATCAAAAAGGAAGCTGTTCCCTGGGCTAAAAAGCATCTTAGAGTAGTTAAAAGTAATATTCCTTTAAAAGTAATATTCCTTTAATTTCCAGATTGACGTAAATTACCGTAACCCAAAAATGTCCTGAAGAGCTCATTGTAAAACTGatataccagtttacattacaCAGTTTCAGAACTATTTTCAATCCCACCCTTTGGCTACGTTTCTGTACACCAGCGGTTCTTTTGAGAACTGCTCTGgttctggaccagcagcatcagctgggaacttgctagaaatgcacattctcacgCCCAATCCAGACTATCCGAATCAGTAACGGAGTGCTGGAACCCAGCAATCTTTGTCTTAGTGAGCACTCCAGGCATTTCTGATGCACATAAAATCTGAGAACCATTGTTCTACATTAATAACTCTGACTATAAGACTCTGGCCTATGGTCAGTGAAGAATTAAACACAAATAGTATCAGGAGAGCTCAGAAGAATCCTGGGATGTGGCTCTTTCTACAAATCAGAAatttcctcagaaaaataaacaatccctaataaaaatgtttaagctTATAGGACAAATGATTTTGTGAAGGTTACACATGTTGGATACAGCTGAATTGTGTCACAGGTTAACACTGACCCAGCCAATCCACTGGATGGAACTGGTCTTTAGACCTAGGAGATTAATGTATTATACTCATCTTTTTATAGGATTTACCATTATAACACTTTTAGACAACTCAAAGATGACTGAAACCGAGGGGAAGGCTCTTCAGGTTTCCTCATGGGCAGGCGGAGAGGGACAACACATAAGGAgttcctggatttttgtttgttctatCCTCCCACTATTCCCCGACCCTTGTCCTCAGTTAGGTTGCAACATAACATCCAGGACATCCAATTAAATAAGTattaagtatgtcccaaataatGCCAGGgatacttacactaaaaattaTCCACtgattttctgaaattcaaatttaactaggcatcccctatttttatttgctaaatctagcaATCCTACACTTGGTGGCCTAAGTgcctttgtgcatttttctggaaaGACAGCCGTAATACACCCAACCATTCCCAACACCAGGTCTCTCTCCTCTTGTGACACATATGGGAGAATAAACAGGTAATCCCCATTTTAAAAGGAATgacagggcttcactggtggcgcagtggttgagagtccacctgccattgcaggggacatgggttcgtgccccggtccgggaagatcgcacatgctgcagagcggctgggtccgtgagccatggccgctgggcctgcgcgtccggagcctgtgctccgcaacgggagaggccacagcagtgagaggcccgcgtaccgcagaaaaaaaaaaaaaaaaaaaaaaaaggaatgacagTCTTGGAAGCAGACAAGACTTTAGTTTTGGCAAGGGATCTCTGGGTTAAGAACCATTGCTATATATGGGCTAAAGTGACCTGTTTAACAACAGCTGCATATGGCAAATCAGGTATTCATGTGTTACTTTTCAACAATAATTATCAGGTGTATTAAGGATTTAGTGAACATACCCACATTTCATTAttcaaccccaaaacaaaacactacaaGCCTCTGTATTCATACAAACCACTGTGATTCCTTAAACTATTCTGGACATCTCAAAAAGCCACCCCTCTTCATTTATCTCATCACTACCTAATTTCCAGTATGTCCCTGCtggcaatgaaaagaaacaaacagttcTCTCTGGCATTCTTCCATGTacctttttctatttctctctaaAATATACTCATCCAAACCTTTTACACAGAGTTTctgtatctcttttttctttaaaaactccaTATCACAAAGCCATCAATAAGCAAAACTCAGtcctattaaataaaaataacaattaagttTTAGTGAAAATTTccacatcttttatttattttactgtattatttCTTTGGTTCAAATCTGTTCACAATAATTCAATGTGACAGCTTTGGTATATGATTATGTTTATTTAATGGTTGCTCCCACTCTTTTAAGAAATTAgtaacatttataataaaatggaataatttagCTCAATATAGTTATTTATGATAGCCTCTAAGGTACACGATTACTCTAAATCTTTCAGCACTTTCCCTAAAAAGGCAATAGTTTAAAGACATGAGAAGATGTATTGGTTTAGGACACAAAAGCCACTAAATATGCTTtacttttaaaaggatttaaagtATTACCTTGAAGCTGACATATTGTAGATGGTTTGAATGTCTTTTAATAATCTGTTTGATCAGCTCTGGGTGTGTTGCTTTCAAATAAGATGTAGCTGGCTGATTCAGTTCAAATTCAAAACATCTCCACAAGTCAGGCAGGTGAAATACCTGGTTCCAGTTGCGGCAAACTTGTGAAGCATGAGCCCGGTCAAGAAGAGGCAGATACTTAAACACTTGGAGAATAATGTCCTGAAGGAGATTACCCCAATCGCAAGTCTGAGAACGCTCATTTGTAGTCCTCAGTTTCTTGGATTTCTCTGCAGTACCTTCTTCTGATGAATTATGGTCActatctcttcctcctcctcgtTTCATCCTATTCAGAaaaaatgcatcttttttttatacttttcaatagaaataaatccaaaattcATTCTTCCGTCACTGAGATGTGTACACATGTGCTTACAAATACCAACAGAAACATGCAGGAAGAACTGGATCAGGAATTCAAGGAGAAGAAtgtcaaaacaaaatataatgaaaaacgCCAGCAGAGACCAACTGTCGTTTTACAAACTTATGTCTTTGGTAGGTGCTTTTAAACATTTGTACTGTACTACCTGGGGGGAGAAGTTGATCATAATTTTGAAGCTAAACCaagaatttatatttcaaaagttGCAGTCAACTAGAAGGAATATAAAGAGAACCTACAGTGAcactttctcaagatttcttaaAAGTCATCTAAGGGTACCTACTATATTTGAATTCCTGAGTCCCAGGAACCTCCAGAGAAGACCTGAATTAAGTAATCAACAGATCTCTCCACACTGGGTAGCCCGTGATATGTGTTACTGCCAGACCCAATCTCTGCTTAAAATGAGCAAACTCATCCCCACTGTGCGTATTTGGTCTGGAATGTGGCTGCTTCTTCCAAAACATCACTTGCTGTTGCAATGTTTTATCCAAGTTGTATTTTCGAATGAGAGTTAAGTGTTTATTCTACCTGTTTGTACGACCTTCATTCCATTTGATTTTTTGAAagtagttttgttgttgttgtgtaaAATAGTACGGTTAAAGAGAATGGGTTCTGGAATCAAGCTCCCTGGTTtaattcctggctctgcctctcacTGGTTATGTGGCCTTGAACAAATTACTTGACTTGCCTGTGCTTCAgtttgtgaaatgggaataacagaaATACACAGGGTTCTTGTTAGGAATTAAACAGTTATTAGGGCTTTTGAAAGGAGATATCGATGATTGCTGAACTCAGGTATAGGAAAGCAGTCTAGTTATTAAAGACATTAAAGTGCAACACAAGAAGAAACGGAGGTTACCAACCAGAGGGCAAAGAATGATcctagatttgttttaaaatgaagtgTGTATGAGAGAGAATGAGAACGCAAGCTTATGTATGAGAAACATACACTGGAAGTAGATTACCACATTAATATAGTAACTATAATAGTGAGATTATATAATAATAGTGGgacaataatagtggtgggattacaggtgattttttttttttgccagtatgCTTCCCTGTATTTTACACGTTTCTTTTAATGTCAGTGAATTAAACTGTAATCAGATAAAAGGTCtcgttttatttggaaaaataaatattgcaggCTCTAACTAAATGGGGGTAACTGCAGACCACTCACTGGTATCCCTATTTAGTTTAGAGCCTGCAATACTTTTGTCTCTAGAGAGCAGTTCTGGCAGGGTATGGTTTGGATTTAGAGTCACAACTTTTTCACAAAGGATGGCTTGTAGCTCTAGCTCCCTTCTTCTGGCGCATCAGTATGTAAGAATTCTGACTCCTGTGTGGGACAAATGTACACAAGCGTGGCTCTTAACCAAATATGTCTCTGCAGACTCTCTCTCTAGTAGCTAGCTAAAATTGTGAAGGAGGATTAGGGGCTGGAGGAAAATGGCAGAGGACCCTGGCTTTCATGCCATTAAAATCAGCCCAGGAGGTCTTAGTACATGTGCAGTAAACCACCTATTCCTCATTACTCCTACTTCCAACTCtaagtaaattaaattatgtatataatattgtgcagggggagaggaagggagaaaacgGAATGACAGAGGTGATAGCAAGAGGGTAGTTTTATAGAAGACTAAAACTTACATCTGAATctaagaatacatttttaaaatgtgtttagagACAAGGCAGTATAATCTACAATgtcatatttaatattaaaaaaaaagtctctcctAGGAATAATTCTCACTAGAGGTTGAGATAACAGTGTCATTATGACCCATTTTTCTGCTTTAACTTATCCTGAAGGCTTACTTTAGTTTTAGCATATAAAATCTGGGTCAAAGAACAAAGAGTTTGCTACTCAGGGCTTACAATTTCTCTTCTGACTACCTAAAACTACTCAGAATTTTGAGAAACAGATTAAAAACATAATGAAgttatctttataatttctacTCCTTATTAAAGAATGCTGATCTATTTCTGGAGAAAAGTCTTCTAAAACCAGAACTATTCAACTTAAAGACAGAATGATtcgggcttcactggtggcgcagtggttgagagtccgcctgccgatgcatggacacgggtttgtgcccaggtccgggaggatcccacatgccgcagagcggctgggcccttgagccatggccgctgagtctgcgcatccggagcctgtgctccgcaatgggagaggccacaacagtgagaggcccgtgtaccgcaaaaataaaaagaagacagaatgattcattttattttaaagtatatggcCATATAAACAAAAATGACAGCCTTTTTTACACAATTATCTTTGCTGATCCTAACAAATACCTTCTTTTGTCTGTTGCAGTcttgttttaaataaagtatatttcaaTACCTTTCCAAATTGAGGGGAGAAAAAAGTTGACATATTAAAAAGAAGTATGCAACATTGAGGAAAAGTATCTCTTGGTCTAGATATATAACACTATATGATCACCAAAGTATATTTTAAGCACTTACTAGTCTATGACTAGCTGAACTAGTCTGTAAATTGTCATATATGACTGTAATATGTCAGAATTACAGTATTAAGCAACAGAAAAATAGTAAGACCAAATGCCAATATAAATGTCTCTGTATTATCCTCATGTATGCATAAAAATGTGAGCTCATAGTGGGCacctaagaaaaaattttaatgtctaaTTTTTTTCCACGATGATCTCATTTATTCATGCAAAAATTTACACTGctttcaaaagtattttattaaatctaTTTACACATGAAGCTCTGTTATACAGAAAGTTAAACAATTCTGAGCATCCACCAGTCTGCAAAGAATTTACTTCAATGGATTATCTTATCTCCTACTTTTAGTCAAAGTGAAAATACCTCTCACACTTGAACCAGGGGTGCAGAGGAGAAGCTGGATGATCAACATCTCTTAGATTTTGTAGAGCACCCGAACTAGGCCTCTTCATGCCTCCGGCAGTTCAGTTCAAACTGTAACTTTTCCAGGCCCCAAATAATCGATGCAACTTAGGCCCCTAAAAGCATCTGGTGAGGGACTTATACTGCTACTGAGCATCAAAAAGCAAACTAATGAGGAAAGACTCCAGCCTCGTTGAGCAGCACAGGGAATTATGCAATTTACTCTTCACATTTCCATACACTCTGAAAGCAGCAGTCCACTTGAACATCAGTTGAAGAGCAGCAGAAGAAAATACTTAGCCGCGTGCCCCTCGTTGTATTTTTAGTACATTGCACTGGTAGTAATTTTAAAAGCCCAGTTGTAGTTAGCTCTAAAAAGCCTGTTTTGGGCAAcacatttc from Phocoena phocoena chromosome 18, mPhoPho1.1, whole genome shotgun sequence encodes:
- the FBXL3 gene encoding F-box/LRR-repeat protein 3 isoform X2 — its product is MKRGGGRDSDHNSSEEGTAEKSKKLRTTNERSQTCDWGNLLQDIILQVFKYLPLLDRAHASQVCRNWNQVFHLPDLWRCFEFELNQPATSYLKATHPELIKQIIKRHSNHLQYVSFKVDSSKESAEAACDILSQLVNCSLKTLGLISTARPSFMDLPKSHFISALTVVFVNSKSLSSLKIDDTPVDDPSLKVLVANNSDTLKLLKMSSCPHVSPAGVLCVADRCHGLRELALNYHLLSDELLLALSSEKHVRLEHLRIDVVSENPGQTHFHAIQKSSWDAFIRHSPKVNLVMYFFLYEEEFDPFFRYEIPATHLYFGRSVSKDVLGRVGMTCPRLVELVVCANGLRPLDEELIRIAERCKNLSAIGLGECEVSCSAFVEFVKMCGGRLSQLSIMEEVLIPDQKYSLEQIHWEVSKHLGRVWFPDMMPTW